Proteins from a single region of Hordeum vulgare subsp. vulgare chromosome 6H, MorexV3_pseudomolecules_assembly, whole genome shotgun sequence:
- the LOC123400974 gene encoding uncharacterized protein At5g39570-like codes for MASIFWGGAKADEVADFDEHDPTPYGGGYDITLAFGRALPPSDETCYPISTATTSSSSYDSHGAAEQHHRRPQDQDSHGSAGYARRPEETHGPAAGYGHGRKAQDDDDDDGGAYRKPKPSYGDDDRPSHGRKKNDDDDDDDRQRRYKKRDDDDDDERKPRYKKHDDDDDAERKPRYKKRDDDDDDDDDRKPRYKKRDDDDDNNNDDRRPRYKKQDDDDDDDDDGKQRRGNNRRRQHYDD; via the exons ATGGCGAGCATCTTCTGGGGCGGCGCCAAGGCCGACGAGGTGGCCGACTTCGACGAGCACGACCCCACCCCCTACGGCGGCGGCTACGACATCACCCTCGCCTTCGGCCGCGCCCTCCCGCCCTCCGACGAGACCTGCTACCCaatctccaccgccaccacctcctcgtcCTCGTACGACAGCCACGGCGCGGCCGAGCAGCACCACAGGAGGCCGCAGGACCAGGACAGCCACGGCTCCGCAGGGTACGCGAGGAGGCCGGAGGAGACGCACGGCCCCGCTGCTGGGTACGGGCACGGGAGGAAGGcgcaagacgatgacgacgacgacggtggcgCGTACCGGAAGCCGAAGCCGTCCTACGGCGACGACGACCGGCCCAGCCACGGCCGCAAGAAGAAC gacgacgacgacgacgacgataggcAGCGGCGGTACAAGAagcgtgatgacgacgacgatgacgagaggAAGCCGCGGTACAAGaagcacgacgatgacgacgacgccgaGAGGAAGCCGCGCTACAAGAaacgcgacgacgacgacgatgatgacgatgacaggaAGCCGCGCTACAAGAagcgtgatgacgacgacgacaacaacaatgatgatagaAGGCCACGTTACAAGaagcaggacgacgacgatgatgacgatgatgacgggaAGCAGCGTCGCGGGAACAACCGCCGCCGCCAACATTACGATGATTGA